The window AAACCAAGCCGGGCTTTTCTATTGTGTCCAGTGTCTTTTTCATGTGTCTGCGTGATCGAACACTGGTGTATGGGGACTGTGCGGTGAATCCCAATCCAACCGCTGAACAACTGGCAGAAATCGCCGTCAGTTCAGCCCAGACCGCCAGCGCGTTCGGGATTGAACCACGAATCGCGATGCTGTCCTATTCTACAGGTGTTTCCGGGCAAGGAGCCGATGTAGAAAAAGTGAGACTGGCTACCGAAATCGCCAAGAAAAACGCGCCTCATCTGAAAATCGAAGGCCCCATCCAGTATGATGCCGCTATCGATCCTGAAGTGGCCAGAACCAAAATGCCCAACAGCGAAGTCGCTGGAAAAGCCACAGTGTTTATTTTCCCTGATCTCAATACTGGAAACAATACCTACAAAGCTGTTCAGCGGTCCGCTCAGGCGGTAGCGATTGGACCCGTCCTGCAGGGGCTCAACAAACCCGTCAATGACCTGAGCCGGGGCTGTACCATTCCGGATATTGTCAATACCATAGCCATTACGGCCATTCAGGCTCAGGCTGAGAAGGAGGCAAAATGAAAATTCTGGTTATCAACGCGGGCAGTTCCTCCGTCAAGTATCAACTGTTCAATATGGAAAATCATCAGGTCATGGCCACTGGCCTGGTGGAACGTATCGGAGAACCTCACAGTTCCCTGAAACATCAGAAATATCCAAAACAGCCGGGAGCGTCCGAGATCACCGTGGAACAAGCCATCAGTGACCACAAGGAAGCCATGGAACTCATTGGCAAACTCCTGACCGATCCGCATTCCGGTGTCATCAAGGATGCCTTGGAAATCGCGGGCATCGGGCATCGGGTGGTGCATGGCGGCGAAGCGTTTCATGACGCAATGGTCATGACCGATGAAGCACTTCAGGCCGTCAGGGATCACGTTCCACTGGCACCTTTGCATAATCCGGCAAATCTGACAGGCATTGAAGTCTCCATCTCTATTTTCCCCGGAGTGCCTCAGGTTGGAGTGTTTGATACCGCCTTCCATCAAAGCATTCCCGCCCATGCCTATCATTATGCTCTGCCGTATGAGTATTATACGAAACATCGAATCAGACGGTATGGTTTCCATGGCACGTCGCATTATTATGTGGCCAAGGAAGCCGCAAAATATCTCAATAAACCGCTGAATGACTGTAATTTTATTACGATCCACCTGGGGAATGGCGCAAGTATGGCGGCGGTGGAACGTGGTAAAAGCGTGGATACCACGATGGGAATGACTCCGCTGGAAGGTTTGATCATGGGAACACGTTGTGGCGATGTGGACCCGGCTCTGCATGTGTATATTGCGGAAAATGTAGGATTAACGATTCAGGCGATTGACAAACTCATGAACAAGGAAAGCGGACTCAAGGGAATTTGTGGCAGCAATGACATGCGTGATATTCTGGAGAAAGTCAGGAAAGGTGACAAATACGCCAAACTCGCGTTTGATATGTACACCTATCGCATCAAAAAATATGTGGGATCCTATTGCGCGGTTCTGGGCGATGTGGATGCCATCATTTTCACCGCCGGTATCGGGCAGAATTCTCCAGATGTCCGGGAAGCTGTTTGTTCCCGTTTGAACAACATCGGCATTATTATGGATACCGCCAAAAACAAACAGAGCTGTTCTTCAATTCTCGAACTGAACACGTCTGAAAGTCCGGTCAAGATTTTGGCTATTGCCACCAATGAAGAACTGGAAATCGCCCTGCAAACGCATCGGGTGATTGCGGAAGGTTAATTGCCAGATAATGTGACTCAGGCGTTGAAATCGTTCTCGTGAAGTCAACAGACTCCAGCCTAAATCGGGACACTTTGAGGGTAGGCCGGAACTACGTGTCCGGCAAACTCGACGCTCAGAAAAGCGGGGCTTGTGATCCCCGCCTACCAGGTGTCTCGCCTTAAGTGTGTAGCAAAAACAAACAAGGACTTTAACAATGCAAAAAGCTATTTGGACTGATGAACTCTGTTGTGGAGTGGAATCGATTGATTCGCAAAACAAGTTATTGATCGGTTTTTTTTCAGATTATTATACAGCGTTGGCGATAGACGACAATTTTGCCACCATCAAAGATATTCTGTCCTTTATCCGAAGTCATATTGTCAAGCAGTTTGCCCATGAAGAAGCACTGATGGAATTGAATAAAGATCCGTTTTATTTGATGCATCAGAGCGCTCATCAGGAGTTTATTGACGCCTACAAAAAAACTTTGGAGGATTACCGGATCAATCGTGATTTCGAAAAATTGAAGGCTGATCTGGATTATATGTTTGAGTGGTTTCTCCTCCATATTGAAATATGGGATAAACAACTGGGTGATTATCTGAAGGAATGCGACAATGATTCACGCAATTCAAAGTATCAATGGACGACATCGTTGAGTTGTTTTCTGACCAAAGGAGATGAACAACATCAGGAGTTATTCAATAAATTCGGTGACTATGCCGCAAACAGTCAGGCACAGGCTGATTCCACATCGACGTTTAAGATGCTTGAATTTCTTCATGGTTATCTGACCAATCATTTCAGTGATGAAGAAGTCGGCATGAAAAAATTTGGTTATCCGCATTACGAACAACATAGAAAGGAACACATCAACTATATTGATAAATACAAGGCCATGCTCCTGGAGTTTCAACAACAACAAGATCATACCAAACTGCATGAAAACGCGTTTGATATGTATGATACTCTGGTCAAACATATCAAACGTTCAGATTTGAACATGGGTTTTTATATCAAAATCAGAGTGATGCAACGTCATACCAAAAAACGTATTGTTATTGTTTGTCAGGAAGAAAACCTGTCGTCCAGCCTTGAAAATGAATTTTCCACCTTTGGTTTTTCTGAACTCATTGTGACTAAAGATGAAATCGATGCCTGGGAATGGGTGAAAACGGATACGGTTTCATTGTTGGTGATTGCCAGTGATCATGATGTTTTTCAAGGGGCAGATCTCTTGTTCAGAGTCAGAGGTGGTAAAGAGGATACCCCGGTCCTGCTTCTGCCAAATCAAAAAAACTGCAAGAATCTTGAATCAACACTGAAAGGTCAGAAATTGCGAACCGCTGATAATTTGATTGAGATACGACCTTACGACTTAGGGAAACTGTTACATAAAATCGACGAAAAAATATTTAAACATCGTAAAGGACCCATAACCATTTAACTTCAGCCCCATGAACTGAAGTGTTCAAAAAAATCACGTCCGCAACCTGATCACCTGATTTTCAAACCCCTCATCCCTTCAATGGAATTATGCCCAACACCCAGTCAAATCCTGTGTCGGATATTTTTGCTGTTTACAAGCATCCCAAAGAAAATTACATGACCACCCTGAATCTACTGTTGTCAACTTTGGATGAAACACAGATTCTTGCTTACATGGAAGAGGAAACCAAACTACAATCGCTCGTCTATCAGCAACAACAAACTGGCGATCCTGAAATAAAATCATTGCTTCAGCATGAGTTGGATCATCTCCGTGAAAAAAGTCTGTTTCTTCAGTTAAGGCAGGAAATCGAACTGCTGGATAAAAAGTTATATGAGAATCTTGCCGCGGCAGAAACAACAGCAACACAAACTGAACCTTCGCCGTTCTGGAAGGAATATGCGGTGGAATACACAGCCGTCAGTTACCTGATCAACCACATGGTATCCGCCTGGAACCATACACGGAAAGGTGGCTTGAAGGCCATGCAACTGGCAAAATATCCCACAATAGGACTGGTTTTCCTGTCGAAACTGGATCATCTCAAACAACTCCAGATCAATCGTCGTTCCGAGAAAGGGCTCACTCCCGCAGAAACACTTGGGGTTGAAAAATTCATGCGCTCGTTCTGGACGAGACAGGTTTCCAGACCAACCTTGTGGAAATATGAAAAACCCTCTGTCAAGCAGGGGAATCTTTCCGATTACACTTTGACAAACACCCCTCCAAAACTGGAAGAAGGCAAAAACTATTTCAGGGTAATGGATCCAGAGCAGGAAAAGACGCTTGGAGTCCGCATCATTGATCACAAATTAACCTCCGAATACGCTTCTTTTGTTCTGTCCTCAGGCATCCGTGCCAGTCAAGGCAACCTGACCTCAACGGAGGCTACTGAAGCACAACGCCAAATGCTGGCTAAAATGGCTTCGCTGAATGCCACCATGCTGTATTATGGCACCAGAAATCACAAAATTCTGTATCACGTGAAAACGCATTACACTTTCCTGTGGATTGAGCCGCATCTGGTTCCTGTCATCTGCACCGCATCATGGGCGGATTTAATGGATACGCATTCAGAAAAAATTTCTGACCAAAAACTATTGAAGATGGTTTGCGGACAGTCCACAGGCTTTGAATATTCGATCCGACAATTGAATCCCCAAATTTTCCAGCAACTTCAGGTGATGGGAAAGCAGGGCGGCTATGAGACAGGTCAGCCGTTGACAAGCAAGGACTTTCCAAAAGAGATTCGATCCCAGATCAATGAATTGCTGTTGAAAACCCTGAATGATCTGGATGATATCTATTCCATCACCGTCGTGGATAACAATCATCTGTCCTTGCCCAAACAGGATCCTGCCTTCTGTACATTCGGCAACATCACCCGCACGCATACCCGTTGTGAATTTGTTTATGAACAACCCTCCCATGACATTCTGCATCTGAACCTCCACCAGCGTTTTGCTCACTCCTGGATTGATGGCGCTGGCGCACTGGAGATTCAAACTCGATTGCTGAAACAATTCCTGGCTGATCAAAATTCGGTTGAGGCATCAGCTTCCATGTCCCCAAGCCCGTATCAGCGAGACCATGTTCTGCTTCAGAAAACGCTGAATCCTGCCAGTCATTCATTTTGTGTCAGGGTGACGCAGGGTACTCAATTGACAGCATGGGAAAAGCAGGTTGGAAAAATCTGGAATATCATGCAAACCAAAGGCATTGCCAAACAGGATATCAAGGGCGTCAATCTGGATATTGTCATCATGACGGCCCTGATGCGCGGACTAGGCCTGAATCATGGCCATTATCTGGAAGCGTATGACCTTGATCCTGTGAATCCTGCAGAAAAAGGGATTTGCCCGGTCATTGTTCCCAGACCTGAATATTATCCGGACCGACTGGATCAGAAACTGGAAATGAAAGAATATCGCCGAGCCGTGATCAATGCCTGCGCGTTTATTTCAGAAGGACGTTCCATTGCGAAGATGGGAATGGGGCCTGTCAGCGGTTTTTCACTGTTCACCCGGAGATATAACAAAATTCTGGAAAGCATTGCCATGTTCATTGGGAAAAATGAAACCTCCATGATCAGTAAACCCAAGCTGATGTATTCCCGACTGTCTCCTGATCACCCCAATCAATCCGCGTTCTATACTGCCATGTCCGATGTGTATGAAGAGGCTGTGATCATCGGTGCCATCTATGAAAACCAGAGAACTCACGCCACTGAGGACACACTGTTTATTTCGTTCGACATTGCGCCTGACGCTCCTGTTTCTTTGAGGGAAAAATTGATTCAACTGATGTCACACCCGGCGGGAAGCACCCATCCCGGTGAAAAAATCACACAGTTGATCACGGAAGAACTTCAGCAACTGGAGCAAGTAGGGATAGAGTCTGAAAATTAAAATTCTAAAAACTAAATCATCGAGTTACAGGGTGCGGACACAGCGTACATATTCAACAGTTCCATAGGTACCACCTGGAATTGCACTGAGAGAAGAAGTATTAATAACTAAAGGTTTACTACCAGCCCATGACATAGTGGATGATAAAAGGTTACTCGCACTTGAAAAGAACGTTGTATCAATAGCTGGAATTGCGTGAGTTCCTGAATTGGTGATGGTGAGAGAATATAGTTCAATAATATTAGGCATTCGCCAGTCTGAGAACCCCCCTAATGTCAAACCTTCACAATAATTAAGAGCGTTGTCAAAGTGTAAATTAGAAGTTCCGGACTCCCACATCAATCCCCGTGAAGAGTCTGTTACTGTTCCAGTTTCTGTGCCAGTTCCTGCTGTATAGACCCCATTACCGATGGGACCACCTGTAACACAGTGTACCCCATAGGAATTAGTTTTGGCTTGAAACTGAATTTCTGGATCGTTGCCTGCGCCAAGTTTAATATAATATGCAATGGTTGTAGGATTAGCTGAATCAGAAATAGAAGTCCAATAATATGTCCTACCTCCGGATATTCCCCCATTGTTTGAGTTAAAACTTGCTATAGTCCAAATTTCAATACTAGACGGTAGCCTCCATGTATATCCAGCCAAGGACAAGCTTGTGCAATAAGGACCTGCCGCAGACCATTGGTAATTGTTTCCATCATCTGTTTTTTGCCATATCAGCCCTGTTACGTTATCTGTAATCGTTCCATCTGAGTTATCAGTATATGAACGGGGATTGATGGAATAATCATGATCTTCTCCAAAAATAAGGGTCGCGGAAGCTGGGTGTCCTGTATCAGGCAATCCACCATAGTCTATGAATGCGACACTGGCAGCAGTTGTACTTTCTCCAGTCGCATTTTTGGTGAATACCAGCAGATAATTTGCGCTATTTGGTATGACTGTATTGGATGGAAATGTGTATGTATAAGTAGCACTCCCATTTGCGGTAATTGTGGTGATAGCTGTTGTACTTTGTTTGATGACGTTACTGCTCCCCCAATAAAGCACATATTGGTTGATCGTGCTTTCACTGCTGGCTTTGGTAATCGTGACCGGACCTCCTAGCTTTCCCAATAAAGAGTTTGTATCTTTAAACTCCACTTTGGTCGCTGTAACTGAAGGAGCGGCAATATCATTATCAGTGTTGGTTACACTCACATCACTGGGATTGAGTCCACTATAGTTAAGGTCACTGGAAGTGGCTGCTGCTAATATAATGGTGTAGGCAATATCACCATCCACCACAGCGTCATCAACACCTGTGACTGTGACAGTTTGGGCAATGCTGTAATTACTGGAAGTAAACGTCAATGTACTGATTGAGACAGTCCCTTCTGCTGTGTTGCTACTGCTGACTGGAATGGTCACATTCGCTTCAGGTTTGCTGTTGAGTTTTACGGTAAAGGTTGATGTCCCCCCTGCTTCAGTCGTGTTCCCACTAATGGAACTCACTGTAATGCC is drawn from SAR324 cluster bacterium and contains these coding sequences:
- a CDS encoding acetate kinase, which codes for MKILVINAGSSSVKYQLFNMENHQVMATGLVERIGEPHSSLKHQKYPKQPGASEITVEQAISDHKEAMELIGKLLTDPHSGVIKDALEIAGIGHRVVHGGEAFHDAMVMTDEALQAVRDHVPLAPLHNPANLTGIEVSISIFPGVPQVGVFDTAFHQSIPAHAYHYALPYEYYTKHRIRRYGFHGTSHYYVAKEAAKYLNKPLNDCNFITIHLGNGASMAAVERGKSVDTTMGMTPLEGLIMGTRCGDVDPALHVYIAENVGLTIQAIDKLMNKESGLKGICGSNDMRDILEKVRKGDKYAKLAFDMYTYRIKKYVGSYCAVLGDVDAIIFTAGIGQNSPDVREAVCSRLNNIGIIMDTAKNKQSCSSILELNTSESPVKILAIATNEELEIALQTHRVIAEG
- a CDS encoding DUF1566 domain-containing protein, producing the protein MNFIKLVDQYLFLGGIIFILVTVAGCSEDQKAKALLKSEKSEVISGETVVFDASDSVYEFIEWYKDGSKISECDDSDACAVSFVLGEDLQLQKTKGTSNIKIKVKFNQPSSIPLLGDLTSPSETKDELTQEIVINPVDTTSTTTDSTTTDSTTTDSTTTDSTTTGTVTTTTVSTTTGTAGITVSSISGNTTEAGGTSTFTVKLNSKPEANVTIPVSSSNTAEGTVSISTLTFTSSNYSIAQTVTVTGVDDAVVDGDIAYTIILAAATSSDLNYSGLNPSDVSVTNTDNDIAAPSVTATKVEFKDTNSLLGKLGGPVTITKASSESTINQYVLYWGSSNVIKQSTTAITTITANGSATYTYTFPSNTVIPNSANYLLVFTKNATGESTTAASVAFIDYGGLPDTGHPASATLIFGEDHDYSINPRSYTDNSDGTITDNVTGLIWQKTDDGNNYQWSAAGPYCTSLSLAGYTWRLPSSIEIWTIASFNSNNGGISGGRTYYWTSISDSANPTTIAYYIKLGAGNDPEIQFQAKTNSYGVHCVTGGPIGNGVYTAGTGTETGTVTDSSRGLMWESGTSNLHFDNALNYCEGLTLGGFSDWRMPNIIELYSLTITNSGTHAIPAIDTTFFSSASNLLSSTMSWAGSKPLVINTSSLSAIPGGTYGTVEYVRCVRTL